A region of the Sideroxydans lithotrophicus ES-1 genome:
GGATCGCGGTGGGCACGAACTTCAGCGAAGCGGTCCGCATCAGCTCGCCGAATCCCGGCATCATCTTCTCGCACACTGCCTCGGTCGCTTCCGGCGTGACGTCGCGCAATGCCGGACCGGTGCCGCCGGTGGTGACGATGAGGCTGCAGCCTTCCTCGTCGCTTAACCGACATAACGCCGCTTCGATTTCTGCCTGTTCGTCAGGGATCACCAACGGCACCGCCTCCCACGGACTGCTCAGCACGCGCGTGAACCATGCCTGGATCGCCGGGCCGCCCTTGTCTTCGTATTCCCCGCGACTGGCGCGGTCGGAAACCGTCACGATACCGATGCGTGCTTTCATCACCATTCTCCGCCTGCTTCCTGTTGATATGCCGTACCGTCCAGCAACTGCACCGTCACCAAACTGCCCGCAGCCAGCCCCTTGCTCTGCGGCGGAACGACCAGCAGACCTTCCGCTTTGGACATGGACGCCAATATGCCGCTTCCCTGTGCACCCGTTGAAGTCGCCGTATAGCCCCCCTCTTCCCGGCTCAACATCACCCGGACGAATTCGGTGCGACTATGCTTGTGCTTCACCTCATGCGTCAGCCGCGCCTCGACAGTGCGACGATAGATCGATGCATGCCCCATCATGCGGCGCAGCGCGGGCAATACGAATTGCTCGAAGCACACCATGCTCGAAACCGGATTGCCCGGCAAGCCAAAAACAAATGACTCAGCCGTGGCGCCGAACGCCATCGGGTGCCCCGGCTTCATCTCCACTCGCCAGAATCTCATCTGCACACCCAGCGCCTCCAGCGTCGGGCGCACATAGTCATGCACGCCGACCGAGGTGCCGCCGGAGACCAACAACGCATCGAACTGCAAGCCTTCCTGCAGGTAGAGGCGCAATTCTTCCGGCTTGTCGCGTGCGATGCCGAGCAGCGTGGGCTGCACGCCCAGCGCCTGCACTTGCGCCATCAGCGCGTAGCTGTTTGCGTCGGGAATCTTGTTGGCGTCAAACGGATCGTTCAGCCCTTCCAGTTCGTCACCGGTGGAAAGGATCGCCACGCGCGGCTGGCGATACACCTGTACCGAACTGCGTTTCACCATCGCCAGCATGCCAACGGCACCCGGCGTGAGTTCCGTTCCCTTCACCAGCACCACCTCGCCATTGCGCATGCCTTCGCCTTTAGGACGGATGTCATTGTCGGGCTTGACCGGTACATTGATCTGCACCCGCGCATCCGACACTGACTGTGTATCCTCGACACGTATCACCGCATCCGCTCCCGGTGGCACCGGCGCGCCGGTCATGATGCGCGTGCACTGCCCTGCCTGGACAGTCTTGCGCGGCATATCGCCCGCCTTGATATCCTCGATGATCTCCAGTGTGGCTGGAGCTTTCGCCACATCCGCACTGCGCAAGGCAAAACCATCCATCGCCGACACGTCATAAGGTGGCTGGTCGCGGTTGGCCCGCACGTCTTCCGCAAGCACCCGCCCCAGACATTGCTCCAGAGCGACATTTTCCGTGCCCAATTGTCCTACCGCTTCGATGACGCATCGCTGCGCTGCTGTCACTGTCAGATGCTCCACCTGCACTCCTGTACCGTTCGTCGAAAAATCAATGATCAGAATACAACCTTGCCTGCAAGCCAACAGATACGGACACCTTCAAATACATACATTGCAGATCGGCGATATTCGGCCTTCTTCATGCATACACCTTGAAGATCGCCTATCGACGGCAATTGTAAGGTATGCATCTTGAAAGTCATTTCTGCGCCGCCTGAAAATCCTCCGGCGTATCCAGGTCGAAGAAACTGCGCAGCTGCGGATCGGCACCACGCAATTCCGCCTCGCTCACATAACGCACATCCAGCTTCTCCAACGAGCCACGCAGACTCCTGTCTCCTGCCGCAAGATTTGCGCGCATCGTCTGCAACGTATTCGTCGCATAAAATGCAGCCAGCGGCTGGGGATGGCCAGCGACCATCGGCACGACCGCCTGATGCCCGGCACGATGACCCGCAAGCTGCAAAACCACTGCCGGCGTCACGAACGGCATGTCGCATGCCACCGCAAATATCCACTGCGTCTGGGCCTGCGCCAGCCCAGCGATCAACCCGGCCAGCGGCCCGCCCGCCTCTTGTTCGTCGCAGACCTGCTGCACTGCCACACCGGTGCGCGGCTGGCGCACGCTGAGAATCACCTTGGGAAATACCTGCTGCATGGTTGCAGTCACGCGATCCAGCAGTGTCTTGCCATCCAGTTGCAGCGCCGCCTTGTCCTGCCCCATGCGGCGCGAATCGCCGCCGGCGAGGATCAGCGCGGTGCAATCCTCGATCATTGTGCCGCCCGGCGCAGGATGAAATCGACGATGCCGCCCACATCCTCCAACCCAAAATGCGGCAGTTGCGGATACACCTCGTCCATATCGGTGACCATGGCGATCAGCCCGTCCTCGATGGCGCAACGCGGCGGCTGGTCGCAAGCACGACGCAGCACTTCGATCTTCGCACCCGGTGCATGCGAAAAACCTTCCGCCAGTACCAGGTCAGCCTCACCCAGAAAGCGTTGTGCCAACTGTTCCGGTTCGCGCCGTACCTTGGCATCCGCCACCAGTTGCAGCGCATCGCGTGTGAGCAGCATGCTCATCACCGCCCCGGCCTCCTTGTAACGGAAACTGTCCTTGCCCGGCGTATCCAGCTCGACCTTGTGATGCGCATGCTTGATGGTGGCGACCTTGACGCCGCGCAAACACAGCTCGCGGATGAGTTTTTCCAGCAGAGTGGTTTTGCCGGAGCCGGAATGACCGACGATGCTGAACACCTTTGGCGCTGGTTTCGATACGGCACTCATGGATGCGGCGTCACCCAGGAATCGCCCTGCGGCGTGATCTCTTTCTTCCAGATCGGCACGCGCTGCTTCAGTTCGTCTATCATCCAGCGGCAACCATCGAATGCGGCAGCACGATGTTCTGCTCCCGCAGCAATGAACACGATGTTGTCACCGCCTTTTACCGTGCCGATGCGATGCACGATGCGCGCATCGAGCAGCTTGAATCTTTCAATGGCCTCACTGCGCAACTTGTTCATCTCGGCCAGTGCCATGCTGCCGTAGGCGTCGAAGCTGATCTCACTGACGCTGCGGCCTTCGGAGAAATCGC
Encoded here:
- the mog gene encoding molybdopterin adenylyltransferase, which gives rise to MKARIGIVTVSDRASRGEYEDKGGPAIQAWFTRVLSSPWEAVPLVIPDEQAEIEAALCRLSDEEGCSLIVTTGGTGPALRDVTPEATEAVCEKMMPGFGELMRTASLKFVPTAILSRQTAGIRGKSLIVNLPGKPSAIDDCLNAVFPAIPYCIDLIEGAYLESDPEQCKAFRPAHAKSRK
- a CDS encoding molybdopterin molybdotransferase MoeA, translating into MEHLTVTAAQRCVIEAVGQLGTENVALEQCLGRVLAEDVRANRDQPPYDVSAMDGFALRSADVAKAPATLEIIEDIKAGDMPRKTVQAGQCTRIMTGAPVPPGADAVIRVEDTQSVSDARVQINVPVKPDNDIRPKGEGMRNGEVVLVKGTELTPGAVGMLAMVKRSSVQVYRQPRVAILSTGDELEGLNDPFDANKIPDANSYALMAQVQALGVQPTLLGIARDKPEELRLYLQEGLQFDALLVSGGTSVGVHDYVRPTLEALGVQMRFWRVEMKPGHPMAFGATAESFVFGLPGNPVSSMVCFEQFVLPALRRMMGHASIYRRTVEARLTHEVKHKHSRTEFVRVMLSREEGGYTATSTGAQGSGILASMSKAEGLLVVPPQSKGLAAGSLVTVQLLDGTAYQQEAGGEW
- the mobA gene encoding molybdenum cofactor guanylyltransferase, whose protein sequence is MIEDCTALILAGGDSRRMGQDKAALQLDGKTLLDRVTATMQQVFPKVILSVRQPRTGVAVQQVCDEQEAGGPLAGLIAGLAQAQTQWIFAVACDMPFVTPAVVLQLAGHRAGHQAVVPMVAGHPQPLAAFYATNTLQTMRANLAAGDRSLRGSLEKLDVRYVSEAELRGADPQLRSFFDLDTPEDFQAAQK
- the mobB gene encoding molybdopterin-guanine dinucleotide biosynthesis protein B; translated protein: MSAVSKPAPKVFSIVGHSGSGKTTLLEKLIRELCLRGVKVATIKHAHHKVELDTPGKDSFRYKEAGAVMSMLLTRDALQLVADAKVRREPEQLAQRFLGEADLVLAEGFSHAPGAKIEVLRRACDQPPRCAIEDGLIAMVTDMDEVYPQLPHFGLEDVGGIVDFILRRAAQ
- a CDS encoding molybdenum cofactor biosynthesis protein MoaE, with amino-acid sequence MTEPVRIQAADFSQDEEIRALKASSKRMGGIATFLGCARDFSEGRSVSEISFDAYGSMALAEMNKLRSEAIERFKLLDARIVHRIGTVKGGDNIVFIAAGAEHRAAAFDGCRWMIDELKQRVPIWKKEITPQGDSWVTPHP